In the genome of Danio rerio strain Tuebingen ecotype United States chromosome 23, GRCz12tu, whole genome shotgun sequence, one region contains:
- the LOC141380603 gene encoding uncharacterized protein — protein MLSDEGCKDFNVMCWYLKVATFQVVLVSSVQRSFILLNYGNISEPKQTWVAGYGTVDSVNSFTIEVSNASALSYSSNTNVNGRSSFQVDGTPNLPSNFLPSGDGEVLNPTSDDGSSGAIFLQQPFKYFGRPYNQIFLNSNGFLTFTGPLSAYNSSLVSGRDIIAPLWTQLDSRHGGTISYINTASSKVLAQVNTVVKQNFPNIPFAATSAFVATWDSVPYYNGGGVVSFQVVLVYNVHRTFVLIYYGNVAQKGQPWQAGYSTVDSVSSFTTPTNSLSELSSSMPGNFLPFGNGEIVTPRLDNASSDAIVLQQPFKYFGRTLNQTYVNNNGLLTFTKPPTDCIPLLNSGRDVIAPLWTHFDNRQGGTISYREDTSSAVLAQVTAAVKQYFPNAAFTALSAFVVTWDSVPYYNGAGVRSKHCFSVK, from the exons aTGTTGTCCGATGAAGGGTGTAAAGATTTTAATGTCATGTGTTGGTACTTGAAGGTGGCTACTTTCCAAGTGGTTTTAGTCTCCAGTGTTCAGCGCTCTTTTATCCTGCTGAACTATGGAAATATCTCAGAGCCCAAACAAACCTGGGTG GCTGGTTATGGCACGGTGGACTCTGTCAATTCTTTCACAATTGAAGTATCAAATGCCTCAGCACTCTCATACAGCAGCAATACCAATGTGAATGGTCGCTCCTCTTTCCAAGTTGATGGCACACCAAACT TGCCAAGCAATTTCCTACCTTCAGGGGATGGTGAAGTTTTGAACCCCACTTCTGATGACGGAAGCTCGGGTGCCATTTTCTTACAGCAGCCTTTCAAATACTTTGGACGTCCATATAATCAGATCTTT CTGAACAGCAATGGGTTTCTAACATTTACTGGGCCGCTGTCTGCCTACAACTCCTCTCTGGTTTCTGGAAGAGACATTATTGCTCCTCTTTGGACTCAACTTGACAGTAGACATGGAGGAACCATCTCCTATATCAATACTGCAAGCAGTAAAGTACTGGCACAAGTCAACACAGTGGTCAAGCAAAATTTCCCTAACATACCTTTTGCAGCTACATCAGCATTTGTTGCCACCTGGGACAGTGTGCCCTACTATAATGGTGGAGGG GTGGTCAGTTTCCAAGTGGTTTTAGTCTACAATGTTCATCGCACATTTGTCCTGATCTATTATGGAAATGTTGCACAAAAAGGACAACCATGGCAG GCTGGCTATAGCACCGTGGACTCTGTCAGTTCCTTCACAACTCCAACAAACAGCCTCTCAGAACTGTCATCAAGCA TGCCAGGTAATTTCCTACCATTTGGGAATGGAGAAATAGTAACTCCCCGTTTGGATAATGCCAGCTCTGATGCCATTGTATTGCAGCagcctttcaaatattttggacgcACACTGAATCAGACCTAT gTGAATAACAATGGCCTCCTAACGTTTACCAAACCACCGACCGACTGCATTCCCCTTCTGAATTCTGGAAGAGACGTCATCGCTCCACTTTGGACTCACTTTGACAACAGACAGGGCGGAACCATTTCTTATAGGGAGGATACAAGCAGTGCTGTACTGGCACAAGTCACTGCAGCTGTTAAACAATATTTCCCTAACGCAGCTTTTACAGCTTTGTCAGCTTTTGTTGTTACTTGGGACAGCGTGCCATACTATAATGGTGCAGGGGTAAGatcaaaacattgtttttcagtgAAGTAA
- the LOC141380624 gene encoding dendrite extension defective protein 1-like, protein MLSDEGCKDFNVVCWYLKVATFQVVLVSSVQRSFILLNYGNISEPKQTWVAGYGTVDSVNSFTIEVSNASALSYSSNTNVNGRSSFQVDGTPNLPSNFLPSGDGEVVNPTSDDGSSGAIFLQQPFKYFGRTHNQIFLNSNGFLTFTGPLSAYNSSLVSGRDIIAPLWTQLDSRHGGTISYINTASSKVLAQVNTVVKQNFPNIPFAATSAFVATWDSVPYYNGGGVVSFQVVLAYNVHRSFVLIYYGNVAQKGQPWQAGYSTVDSVSSFTTPTNSVSELSSSSNVNVTGFWALQVDGSPNLPANFLPFGNGEVVTPRSDNASSEAIVLQQPFKYFGRTLNQTYVNNNGLLTFTKPPTDCIPLLNSGRDVIAPLWTHFDNRQGGTISYREDTSSAVLAQVTAAVKQYFPNIAFTALSAFVVTWDSVPYYNGAGVRSKHCFSVN, encoded by the exons ATGTTGTCCGATGAAGGGTGTAAAGATTTTAATGTCGTGTGTTGGTACTTGAAGGTGGCTACTTTCCAAGTGGTTTTAGTCTCCAGTGTTCAGCGCTCTTTTATCCTGCTGAACTATGGAAATATCTCAGAGCCCAAACAAACCTGGGTG GCTGGTTATGGCACGGTGGACTCTGTCAATTCTTTCACAATTGAAGTATCAAATGCCTCAGCACTCTCATACAGCAGCAATACCAATGTGAATGGTCGCTCCTCTTTCCAAGTTGATGGCACACCAAACT TGCCAAGCAATTTCCTACCTTCAGGGGATGGAGAAGTTGTGAACCCCACTTCTGATGATGGAAGCTCGGGTGCCATTTTCTTACAGCAGCCTTTCAAATACTTTGGACGTACACATAATCAGATCTTT CTGAACAGCAATGGGTTTCTAACATTTACTGGGCCGCTGTCTGCCTACAACTCCTCTCTGGTTTCTGGAAGAGACATTATTGCTCCTCTTTGGACTCAACTTGACAGTAGACATGGAGGAACCATCTCCTATATCAATACTGCAAGCAGTAAAGTACTGGCACAAGTCAACACAGTGGTCAAGCAAAATTTCCCTAACATACCTTTTGCAGCTACATCAGCATTTGTTGCCACCTGGGACAGTGTGCCCTACTATAATGGTGGAGGG GTGGTCAGTTTCCAAGTGGTTTTAGCCTACAATGTTCATCGCTCTTTTGTCCTGATCTATTATGGAAATGTTGCACAAAAAGGACAACCATGGCAG GCTGGCTATAGCACCGTGGACTCTGTCAGTTCCTTCACAACTCCAACAAACAGCGTCTCAGAACTGTCATCAAGCAGTAATGTCAACGTAACAGGTTTCTGGGCTTTGCAAGTTGATGGCTCACCAAACT TGCCAGCTAATTTCCTACCATTTGGGAATGGAGAAGTTGTAACCCCCCGTTCGGATAATGCCAGCTCTGAAGCCATTGTATTGCAGCagcctttcaaatattttggacgcACACTGAATCAGACCTAT gTGAATAACAATGGCCTCCTAACGTTTACCAAACCACCGACCGACTGCATTCCCCTTCTGAATTCTGGAAGAGACGTCATCGCTCCGCTTTGGACTCACTTTGACAACAGACAGGGCGGAACCATTTCTTATAGGGAGGATACAAGCAGTGCTGTACTGGCACAAGTCACTGCAGCTGTTAAACAATATTTCCCTAACATAGCTTTTACAGCTTTGTCAGCTTTTGTTGTTACTTGGGACAGCGTACCATACTATAATGGTGCAGGGGTAAGatcaaaacattgtttttcagtgaattaa